The DNA window GCCTTCGCCGGCGAGCACGTTGAAGGTCCGCGCGGCGGCGGCGTTGGTCATGCTTTCCAGGCCGATCCCGCGACCCAGGCAGGCGGCCAGGGTGGCCGGCGGCGGGAATGCCTGGCTGGCGCCGCAGCCGAGCACGATCAGCTCCGGCTGCAGCTCGAGCAGGGGGGCGAGGTCGTCGATGCTCAGCGTGCGCACGTCGCCGACCGCCCAATCCTCGATCAGCCGGTTCGGCGCCAGCACGAAGCTGCGCTCGATCCGGCGGTCGTTGACCAGCGCGACCCGGCCGTCGGCCCCGCGCAGGAAGAACTCGTGGTCGGGGGTTTCGAGTGACAGGAGCATGGGGGCGGGGATTCGGGAGTTGGGATTCGGTCAAAGCGGGGGCGCGGGTGAGGCGACAGGTGAGGCCGGGCCGCGTGGCGAATCCCGAAACCCCACTCCCCAATCCCGGCCGTTCAGGCCCGCGGCAGCACGATCTGGCGCTTGTCCTTGCTCGGGCGGTAGAGCACGGCGGTGTGGCCGATGCGCTGGACCAGGGCCGAGCCGGTGCGGTCGGCGATCTCAGCGATAAGTGAGTCGCGGGCCTCGCGGTCTTCGGCGCCGACCTTGACCTTGATCAGCTCGTGATGCTCCAGCGCCAGGTCGATTTCGGCGATCAGCGCGTCCGTCACCCCCTTGCCGCCGACCTGGAGCATGGCCTTGAGATCGTGGGCCTGTCCGCGCAGGAAACGGGTCTGGGCGGAGGTCAGCAGGGTTGGCATCGGGTCACACGAACGGAGTAGAAAGGTCGCTCAGGGTATCATGGCGCCCCCAAACCCCACCGGGACGGCCGCCCGCCCATGGCGACCCGCAGCAAATCCAGCCATCGCTGGCTCAAAGAGCACTTCTCCGACCCCTTCGTGAAGAAGGCCAAGGCCGAGGGCCTGCGCTCGCGCGCGGCCTACAAGCTGGAGGAACTGGTCGAGCGCGACCGCCTGCTGCGGCCGGGCATGGTGGTGGTCGACCTCGGCGCCGCCCCGGGCGGCTGGTCGCAGTGGGTCCGGCAGGAGTTGGACCGGCTGAATCCGAAGCAGCCGGGCCGGATCATCGCCCTGGACATCCTCGACATGCCCGGTCTGGCCGGGGTCGAGTTCCTTCATGGCGATTTCAGGGAGGATGCGGTGTTATCGCAGTTGGAAGCCACCCTGGGCGGGCAGGCGGTGGACCTTGTGCTGTCCGACATGGCCCCCAATATGAGCGGTGTGGATGCGGTGGACCTACCGCGGGCGATGCACCTTTCGGAGCTGGCGATGGATTTCGCCGACCGGCACCTGAAAGTCGACGGCACGTTCCTGATCAAGCTGTTCCAGGGCGTCGGCTTCGACGAATACGTGCGCGAACTGCGCCGACGCTACGCCAAGGTCTCGATCCGCAAGCCGGCGGCCTCGCGCAAGCGGTCGCCGGAGGTGTACGCATTGGCGCAGGGCAAGCGCGCAACCGCCGCATGACGGCAGGTGCCGGCCACGCGCCGGTGTGACAATCTGGGCAATCTGGCGGTACCCGCCGGCGCACGAGGCGTCGGAGGACACGAGGCCCTGCGGGGCCGCAGGGTAGGAATTAAATGAACGATTTGGCCAAGAATCTGCTGCTTTGGGTGATCGTCGCCGTCGTGCTGATGGTGGTGTTCCAGGCGTTCGGCCCGCGGACCCCGGGCACCGACGTGCT is part of the Lysobacter firmicutimachus genome and encodes:
- the rlmE gene encoding 23S rRNA (uridine(2552)-2'-O)-methyltransferase RlmE, which translates into the protein MATRSKSSHRWLKEHFSDPFVKKAKAEGLRSRAAYKLEELVERDRLLRPGMVVVDLGAAPGGWSQWVRQELDRLNPKQPGRIIALDILDMPGLAGVEFLHGDFREDAVLSQLEATLGGQAVDLVLSDMAPNMSGVDAVDLPRAMHLSELAMDFADRHLKVDGTFLIKLFQGVGFDEYVRELRRRYAKVSIRKPAASRKRSPEVYALAQGKRATAA
- the yhbY gene encoding ribosome assembly RNA-binding protein YhbY, with the translated sequence MPTLLTSAQTRFLRGQAHDLKAMLQVGGKGVTDALIAEIDLALEHHELIKVKVGAEDREARDSLIAEIADRTGSALVQRIGHTAVLYRPSKDKRQIVLPRA
- a CDS encoding Mth938-like domain-containing protein, translated to MLLSLETPDHEFFLRGADGRVALVNDRRIERSFVLAPNRLIEDWAVGDVRTLSIDDLAPLLELQPELIVLGCGASQAFPPPATLAACLGRGIGLESMTNAAAARTFNVLAGEGRRVVAGFVLGA